From the Priestia koreensis genome, one window contains:
- a CDS encoding recombinase family protein encodes MVVIGYVRVNTLGQELELQVEKLNEYGCEKIFTEKQGGAKSEREELARALDSLREGDKLVIYKRDRLSRSTFELHKIEKELQERGIGLVFIKEQIDFTTTAGKLMLTMPGVLQNLKGT; translated from the coding sequence ATGGTTGTTATTGGATACGTAAGAGTTAATACATTGGGGCAAGAGTTAGAATTACAAGTTGAGAAATTAAATGAATACGGCTGCGAAAAGATTTTTACTGAAAAACAAGGTGGGGCAAAAAGTGAACGTGAAGAATTAGCTAGAGCGTTGGACTCTTTGCGAGAAGGTGACAAACTCGTCATTTACAAGCGAGATAGATTGTCCAGAAGTACATTTGAATTACATAAGATCGAAAAAGAGCTGCAAGAACGAGGGATAGGATTAGTGTTTATTAAAGAACAAATAGACTTCACTACAACAGCCGGAAAGCTCATGTTGACTATGCCAGGTGTATTGCAAAATTTGAAAGGGACTTAA
- a CDS encoding diacylglycerol kinase, with protein MKRARIIYNPTSGREAFKKNLPEVLQKLEQAGYETSCHATTCAGDATEAARIAVERKFDVVIAAGGDGTINEVINGIAEQDYRPKLGIIPMGTTNDFSRAISVPRSIDAACEIIAQGITAPIDLGCVTNDGKTQYFINIAGGGRLTELTYEVPSKLKTMLGQLAYYLKGMEMLPSIKPTNVQIEYDGKSFEGEIMLFLVSLTNSVGGFEKLAPDSSLNDGLFDLIILKKTNLAELIRIATLALRGDHVNDPNLIYTKASSVKLYTEDKMQLNLDGEFGGLLPGHFVNLYRHIEVFVPKEKADIMLD; from the coding sequence ATGAAACGAGCACGAATTATTTATAATCCTACCTCTGGTCGTGAGGCGTTCAAAAAGAACTTACCAGAAGTACTTCAAAAGCTAGAACAAGCTGGATATGAAACATCGTGTCACGCCACAACGTGTGCAGGAGATGCGACAGAAGCAGCCCGCATAGCGGTAGAGCGTAAATTTGATGTGGTCATCGCAGCTGGTGGAGACGGAACGATTAATGAAGTCATCAATGGAATCGCGGAACAAGATTATCGTCCGAAGCTTGGGATCATTCCGATGGGAACGACAAACGACTTCTCAAGAGCTATCAGTGTACCACGCTCTATTGATGCGGCATGTGAAATTATCGCACAAGGGATTACGGCTCCAATTGATTTGGGATGTGTAACGAACGATGGAAAAACGCAATATTTCATTAATATCGCTGGTGGCGGCCGACTAACGGAATTAACGTACGAAGTACCAAGTAAGCTAAAAACGATGCTTGGTCAGCTTGCGTATTACTTAAAAGGGATGGAGATGCTTCCATCCATCAAACCAACGAACGTTCAAATCGAGTATGATGGAAAAAGCTTTGAAGGCGAAATCATGCTGTTTTTGGTCTCTCTTACAAACTCTGTAGGGGGCTTTGAAAAGCTCGCACCAGATTCTTCTTTGAACGACGGACTATTTGATTTAATTATTTTAAAGAAAACGAATTTGGCTGAGCTGATTCGTATCGCAACACTTGCACTGCGTGGTGATCACGTCAACGATCCAAACCTTATTTATACAAAGGCAAGCAGTGTAAAGCTTTATACAGAAGACAAAATGCAGCTTAACCTAGACGGTGAGTTCGGTGGATTATTGCCTGGTCATTTTGTTAATTTATATCGTCATATTGAAGTATTTGTACCAAAAGAAAAAGCAGATATTATGTTAGATTAG
- a CDS encoding type I restriction-modification system subunit M: MVNNIVIDAMWDDSPIYVSSEVNFIWSIANKLRGPYQSDKYKDVIIPMTIIRRFECALAPTKKAVVDQFKANPNYPTKAMYRISGFQFYNTSEFDLAELLNDADHLAANFKSYIQGFSPNVQEIILSAEKGLDFNKQIDKMDKNNRLLSVVKAFSELDLNPRTIDNVKMGYIFEELIRKFSENAEAGDHYTGRDIIKLMVNILLAEGCDDIFDDGKVITILDQACGTGGMLSTGYNFIKRYNPTADVRLFGQEINPESYAMCLAEMLIKGQNAGDICYQDTMKTDCFKGTKMRFVLENPPFGQPWGGKDAGEGVEQAVIDEHAKGFDGRWGAGIPGSGDMQMLFLQSAIDKMDNNLGRCAIIMNGSPLFNGGTASGESQIRRWLLEQDLIEAIIALPTELFYNTEIATYIWVLSKNKRNERKGKVQLIDASNICNKLRKALGKKKNEITPDDRTLITKLYSEFKESEESRIFKNEDFMYKEYAIMQPLQRSYAFTDDRVQHMLQSGALSSLYDEAKVKELEDAEELSSKEQKKLDDYLNNKPVYYAIIEALEAAVSDKKYLTENEFIPVLTSVLSGVTADKKLIAKIAAGLSEMDKTAEIQRDKKGNVIYDKESKDTEIVKYEENIDDYMAREVLPYVPDAKAFFEENLGAKKPVIKIGAEFPFARTFYKYQAPQESQDLKKSFVELEKSVSERISKLFG; encoded by the coding sequence ATGGTAAATAATATTGTTATCGACGCAATGTGGGACGATTCTCCCATATATGTTTCATCAGAAGTAAACTTTATATGGTCTATTGCAAACAAACTGCGAGGTCCGTATCAAAGTGATAAATATAAGGATGTAATCATTCCTATGACCATCATCCGTCGTTTTGAGTGCGCTTTAGCACCTACAAAAAAGGCAGTAGTAGACCAGTTTAAAGCAAATCCGAACTATCCAACGAAAGCAATGTACCGTATTTCTGGTTTTCAGTTCTACAATACCAGCGAGTTCGACCTAGCAGAGTTGTTGAACGATGCTGACCATCTGGCAGCAAATTTTAAAAGTTATATTCAGGGGTTCTCACCTAATGTGCAGGAAATTATTCTATCTGCAGAGAAAGGTCTTGATTTCAATAAGCAAATTGACAAAATGGACAAGAACAACCGCCTACTTAGTGTTGTTAAGGCTTTCTCTGAATTGGACTTGAATCCTCGTACCATTGACAATGTTAAGATGGGATACATATTTGAAGAACTTATCCGTAAATTTTCTGAAAATGCTGAGGCTGGTGACCACTATACTGGTCGTGATATTATCAAGCTCATGGTAAATATTCTTCTTGCAGAAGGCTGCGATGATATCTTTGATGATGGTAAGGTCATTACCATTTTAGACCAAGCCTGTGGAACTGGTGGTATGTTATCAACAGGATACAACTTCATTAAGCGTTACAATCCAACTGCAGATGTGCGTTTGTTTGGTCAGGAAATTAATCCTGAATCTTATGCTATGTGTTTGGCTGAAATGCTTATTAAGGGACAGAATGCAGGGGATATTTGCTATCAGGATACGATGAAGACTGACTGTTTCAAAGGAACTAAGATGCGTTTCGTACTTGAAAATCCGCCATTTGGCCAGCCTTGGGGCGGTAAAGATGCTGGTGAAGGAGTAGAACAAGCTGTTATCGATGAACATGCAAAAGGATTTGATGGACGCTGGGGTGCTGGAATTCCGGGTTCTGGTGATATGCAGATGCTATTCCTTCAGTCTGCTATAGACAAGATGGATAATAATCTGGGCAGATGTGCAATTATTATGAATGGTTCTCCTTTGTTCAACGGTGGCACAGCATCTGGAGAAAGCCAGATTCGTCGCTGGTTGCTTGAACAAGATCTTATTGAAGCGATTATTGCTCTTCCTACAGAACTTTTCTACAATACGGAAATTGCGACCTATATTTGGGTTCTCTCAAAGAACAAGCGTAATGAGAGAAAAGGTAAAGTACAGCTAATTGATGCTTCTAATATTTGTAATAAGCTGCGCAAAGCCCTTGGCAAGAAGAAAAATGAAATAACACCAGATGATAGAACATTGATTACTAAGCTGTATTCTGAATTTAAAGAGAGTGAAGAAAGCAGAATATTTAAAAATGAGGACTTCATGTACAAAGAGTATGCGATAATGCAGCCTTTACAGCGCAGTTACGCTTTTACTGATGATAGAGTTCAGCATATGCTTCAATCTGGAGCATTAAGCTCACTATATGACGAGGCAAAAGTCAAGGAACTTGAAGATGCGGAAGAATTGAGTAGCAAAGAACAGAAAAAGCTCGATGATTATCTGAATAACAAACCGGTGTATTATGCAATTATTGAAGCTCTCGAAGCTGCTGTGTCAGATAAAAAATATTTGACAGAGAACGAGTTTATTCCGGTCTTGACGAGTGTACTATCTGGTGTAACAGCTGACAAAAAGTTGATTGCCAAAATTGCTGCTGGCTTGTCAGAGATGGATAAAACCGCAGAAATTCAAAGAGATAAAAAAGGCAATGTCATTTATGATAAGGAATCAAAAGACACAGAAATTGTGAAGTACGAAGAAAATATTGATGACTATATGGCACGAGAAGTGCTTCCTTATGTTCCTGATGCAAAGGCATTTTTTGAAGAAAATCTTGGTGCCAAAAAACCGGTAATTAAGATTGGTGCGGAATTTCCTTTTGCAAGAACTTTTTATAAATATCAAGCTCCCCAGGAAAGCCAAGATTTGAAGAAAAGTTTTGTAGAACTTGAAAAGTCTGTGTCTGAACGCATTTCCAAGTTGTTTGGTTAA
- a CDS encoding type I restriction endonuclease subunit R produces MNNILSEKEYQEFIMERLEKGNGYVIRKATNYDRYYAVDREMLFKFLNETQSEKMDALRKIYKGDLEDTIVSFINSEVTKTRGCLLDILKHGIELSHIKLELMYTKPATTFNKDLLVKYENNIFSVMEEVWASSDERVDLVIFLNGLAIMSFELKCNAAGQSYQDAIYQYRVDRNPKTRLFMFKAGVLVNFAMDLEEVYMTTKLAGNSTFFLPFNMGSGEGVYAGAGNPAFEDNYSVSYMWEDILTKDTVLDLISKFVFMETKESEDPTTGKIKKSESIIFPRFHQLDVIRQLLGDVRENRTAQNYLIQHSAGSGKTNSIAWLAHRLTSLHDADSKVIFNNVIIITDRVVVDRQLQKAILGLEHKAGFIRVMDDKCTSADLAIALKGNTKIVATTIQKFPYIVDSVVGLKDKRFAVIIDEAHSSTAGKDMAAVTKTLGSGEQNSRDVQDMIVDEIARNGKQANVSMFAFTATPKPTTLQLFGRLNKKGQREAYHIYSMKQAIEEGFILDVLQNYTTYNTFYQINKEIEDDPRCKTTEAKRQIARFVELHDTNIAQRIEVIVEHFRTSVMTELGGMAKAMVVTASRQGAVKYRQTLEEYITKRGYTDIKALVAFSGKVKLPGEDETEYNETSMNGFPEDRLTKEFDKDDYKVLLVANKYQTGFDQPKLCAMYVLKKLKGVTAVQTLSRLNRICPPFEKKTFVLDFVNSYEEIKDAFAPYYTTTLLSNSVTPTAIYDLEAKIDAYTILDPDDIDKANDLLYKDNISSKDKQKLTFYFKKARNMIEQYDLLKQQEIVALMRNFVRFYEFLLQVSSFEDVHLHKKYNFITYLQSYINIKHPGGGYNLDGKIKATNFVQKKDEEYKKPKLVAQPVMKLPTADSFGLTEAKEERLSHIIAEINSRTGKTYDNDVAVKAMLQIRDILMKSDKLKTSAKNNTVKDFEFSYFDNTDDALIEGLSQNQDFFSLLLGNDEIKKQVLGIFTDEIYKSLRDA; encoded by the coding sequence GTGAATAATATTCTTTCTGAAAAAGAATATCAAGAGTTCATAATGGAACGACTTGAAAAGGGTAACGGATATGTTATTCGTAAGGCTACCAACTATGACCGTTACTATGCTGTTGACCGTGAGATGTTGTTCAAGTTCCTGAACGAAACACAATCGGAAAAAATGGATGCCCTTCGTAAAATCTATAAGGGTGATTTGGAGGATACTATTGTTAGTTTCATAAATTCTGAGGTGACAAAGACTCGAGGTTGCTTGTTGGACATTCTTAAGCACGGTATTGAGTTATCCCATATAAAATTGGAACTGATGTACACCAAACCAGCGACTACCTTTAATAAGGATTTGCTGGTTAAGTATGAAAATAACATTTTTTCTGTTATGGAGGAGGTCTGGGCAAGCAGTGATGAGCGTGTTGATCTAGTTATTTTCTTGAATGGTCTCGCCATTATGTCCTTTGAATTGAAATGCAACGCTGCCGGACAGTCTTATCAGGATGCAATCTACCAGTATCGTGTAGACCGTAATCCAAAGACACGTCTGTTCATGTTTAAGGCCGGTGTTCTTGTAAACTTTGCAATGGACTTGGAAGAAGTCTATATGACTACAAAGTTGGCTGGTAATTCAACATTCTTCCTACCTTTTAATATGGGTTCCGGAGAAGGCGTTTATGCTGGTGCAGGCAATCCAGCCTTTGAAGATAATTATAGCGTATCATATATGTGGGAGGATATATTAACTAAGGATACCGTGCTTGACCTTATCAGCAAGTTTGTATTCATGGAAACCAAGGAATCCGAAGACCCTACCACCGGCAAAATAAAAAAATCCGAGAGCATTATCTTTCCTCGTTTTCATCAGCTTGATGTTATCCGTCAATTGCTTGGTGATGTGCGTGAAAATCGTACTGCACAGAACTACTTAATTCAGCATAGTGCTGGCTCCGGCAAAACAAATTCAATTGCATGGCTTGCACACCGTTTGACTTCATTGCATGATGCAGACAGTAAGGTGATTTTTAATAATGTTATCATCATTACTGACCGTGTGGTTGTTGACCGTCAGTTGCAGAAAGCCATCCTTGGCTTAGAGCATAAAGCTGGTTTTATCCGTGTGATGGATGATAAGTGTACTTCTGCTGATCTTGCAATTGCGCTAAAAGGAAATACAAAGATTGTAGCAACAACTATTCAGAAGTTCCCATACATAGTCGATAGTGTAGTTGGACTGAAAGACAAGCGGTTTGCTGTTATTATTGATGAGGCACATTCCTCTACTGCTGGTAAGGATATGGCGGCAGTAACAAAGACCCTTGGTTCTGGTGAACAGAATTCACGTGATGTTCAGGATATGATTGTAGACGAAATTGCTCGTAATGGTAAGCAAGCGAATGTTTCAATGTTTGCTTTTACTGCGACACCAAAGCCTACAACGCTGCAGCTGTTTGGTCGCTTGAATAAAAAGGGACAGAGAGAAGCATACCATATTTATTCGATGAAGCAGGCTATAGAGGAAGGATTTATTTTGGATGTGTTGCAGAACTACACAACATACAATACTTTCTATCAAATAAATAAAGAAATAGAGGATGATCCTCGTTGTAAAACCACAGAAGCAAAGCGACAGATTGCTCGTTTTGTAGAACTACATGACACCAACATTGCACAGCGAATTGAGGTTATCGTTGAGCATTTCCGTACATCTGTTATGACAGAACTTGGTGGTATGGCAAAGGCTATGGTTGTTACAGCTTCTCGTCAGGGAGCTGTAAAATACCGACAGACTCTTGAGGAATACATTACAAAGCGCGGTTATACGGACATCAAAGCACTTGTTGCCTTTTCTGGAAAAGTGAAGTTGCCGGGTGAAGACGAAACAGAATATAACGAGACTTCTATGAATGGATTTCCAGAAGACCGATTAACAAAGGAATTTGATAAGGACGATTATAAGGTGCTTTTAGTTGCAAATAAATATCAGACTGGCTTTGACCAACCAAAGCTTTGTGCTATGTATGTCTTAAAAAAACTCAAGGGGGTAACTGCAGTTCAGACATTATCTCGTTTGAATCGTATCTGTCCGCCTTTTGAAAAAAAAACCTTTGTGCTTGATTTTGTAAATAGCTATGAGGAAATCAAGGATGCATTCGCACCGTACTACACAACAACGCTTCTTTCTAACTCTGTTACTCCGACAGCAATTTACGACCTTGAGGCTAAGATTGATGCATACACAATCCTTGACCCAGATGATATTGATAAGGCAAATGACCTACTATACAAAGATAACATTTCATCTAAGGATAAGCAGAAGTTGACTTTTTACTTCAAGAAGGCCAGAAATATGATTGAGCAATATGATTTGTTGAAGCAGCAGGAAATTGTAGCATTGATGCGCAACTTTGTGCGTTTCTATGAGTTTTTGCTTCAAGTGTCTAGTTTTGAAGATGTCCATTTACATAAGAAATATAACTTTATTACTTATCTACAGTCTTACATCAATATCAAGCATCCAGGTGGTGGTTACAATCTTGACGGCAAGATTAAAGCTACAAACTTCGTACAGAAGAAGGATGAAGAATATAAGAAACCAAAACTTGTTGCTCAGCCGGTAATGAAGTTGCCGACAGCTGATAGCTTTGGTTTGACAGAAGCAAAAGAGGAACGCTTGTCTCATATTATTGCAGAAATTAACAGCCGCACAGGTAAGACTTATGATAATGATGTGGCAGTTAAGGCTATGCTGCAGATTAGAGATATTCTTATGAAATCTGATAAGCTTAAAACCAGCGCAAAGAATAACACTGTAAAAGACTTCGAATTTTCGTATTTTGATAATACTGATGACGCTCTTATTGAAGGTTTGTCTCAGAATCAGGATTTCTTCTCTCTGTTGCTGGGGAATGATGAAATTAAGAAACAAGTGCTTGGTATTTTTACGGATGAAATATACAAGAGCTTACGTGATGCATAA
- a CDS encoding restriction endonuclease subunit S — protein MSEMIDTNIQWLGEIPLSWELKKIKYVLRERIEKNNPIRTSFILSLTAKQGVIPYDEKEGGGNKPKEDVSAYRLAYPGDIVMNSMNILSGSVGLSKYFGCVSPVYYMLRPFATEDDVRYYNYIFQSTLFQKSLFGLGNGILIKESGNGKLNTIRMRIPMDKFGGLYIPIAPKDDQKKIADFLDEKCNDINTLLSDIQKQIDVLESYKRSVISEAITKGLNQDVVLKDSGIFYIGPINSKWEISKIGYICTKLSRSFEPSDTALVCSNKGKVMVRNENIIGKMVSGDNAMQGIHKGDIAIHGMDTWHGAIALSEYDGKITRVVHVCDSTEDKRLVVYFMQYLAFQGVYKLISNGVRGNTSDFRSWDKVKDIYIPLPTSLDEQKEICDFLDDICLEVERIIEKKKEQLSVLEDYKKATIYEYVTGKKEVPVSE, from the coding sequence ATGAGTGAAATGATAGATACAAATATCCAATGGCTTGGTGAAATCCCTTTGAGTTGGGAATTGAAAAAGATTAAATATGTTTTGCGTGAAAGGATAGAAAAAAACAATCCTATCAGAACCTCTTTTATCCTTTCTTTGACAGCCAAACAAGGTGTAATACCTTATGACGAAAAAGAAGGCGGAGGTAATAAACCTAAAGAAGATGTGTCGGCATATAGGTTAGCCTATCCCGGAGATATAGTTATGAACAGCATGAATATTTTGTCTGGATCTGTTGGCCTTTCGAAATATTTTGGTTGCGTAAGCCCTGTTTATTATATGTTGAGACCATTTGCCACTGAAGATGATGTTCGTTATTATAACTATATTTTTCAGTCCACGCTTTTCCAAAAAAGTTTGTTCGGACTTGGAAATGGTATTCTAATAAAAGAATCAGGAAATGGAAAATTGAATACCATACGAATGAGAATTCCTATGGATAAATTTGGAGGGCTATATATTCCTATAGCGCCAAAGGATGATCAAAAGAAAATTGCGGACTTCTTAGACGAAAAGTGCAATGATATTAATACTTTATTATCAGATATTCAAAAGCAGATTGATGTCCTTGAATCTTATAAGCGTTCAGTTATTTCGGAAGCCATAACTAAAGGATTAAATCAAGATGTGGTATTGAAAGATAGCGGGATATTTTATATTGGTCCGATTAATTCAAAGTGGGAAATTTCTAAAATAGGATATATTTGCACAAAATTGTCTCGCTCTTTTGAGCCTTCAGATACTGCTTTAGTATGTTCTAATAAAGGAAAAGTAATGGTTAGAAATGAAAATATTATTGGAAAGATGGTTAGCGGTGATAATGCAATGCAAGGTATACATAAAGGCGATATAGCTATTCACGGTATGGATACATGGCATGGCGCAATTGCATTGTCTGAGTATGATGGAAAGATTACAAGAGTCGTTCATGTATGCGATAGTACCGAAGATAAGAGGTTAGTCGTATATTTTATGCAGTACCTCGCTTTCCAAGGTGTTTACAAACTTATTTCTAACGGAGTAAGAGGTAATACAAGTGACTTCCGCAGTTGGGACAAAGTAAAAGATATTTATATTCCTTTGCCAACTTCCTTGGATGAGCAAAAGGAAATTTGTGATTTCTTAGATGATATTTGTTTAGAAGTGGAAAGAATCATCGAAAAGAAGAAAGAGCAATTGTCAGTTCTTGAAGATTATAAGAAAGCAACTATATACGAATATGTAACAGGTAAAAAGGAGGTGCCGGTCAGTGAATAA
- the rlmD gene encoding 23S rRNA (uracil(1939)-C(5))-methyltransferase RlmD, whose amino-acid sequence MAKFIPPIQKNDMIDARFEDLTHDGSGVAKVDGFPIFVPNALPGEEGQVKVTKIKKGYAFGRLMERTKDSEFRMEPPCPIYTQCGGCQLQHVSYEGQLQFKQKQVQDVMARIGRLPNVPVHPVLGMEEPWRYRNKAQVPVGERDGRLIAGFYQKRSHEIIDMNECIIQHTENDEVVQLIKDILNKYDVRAYNEEKHKGTIRHVMVRYGLVTGELMVVLVTRTEELPHKNEIVRDIVEAVPNVKSIVQNVNSKRTNVILGDKTNVLWGEEYIYDYIGDVKFAISAKSFYQVNPKQTKVLYDKALEYAELTGEETVIDAYCGIGTISLFLAKKAKKVYGVEIVPEAIEDAKRNAKLNDIHNVEFAVGESETVIPAWKDQGIQADVIVVDPPRKGCEESLLNTIIEMKPKRVVYVSCGPATLARDLQILEQGGYEVKEVQPVDMFPHTTHVECCALIVRIKK is encoded by the coding sequence ATGGCTAAATTTATTCCACCAATTCAAAAGAATGATATGATAGATGCTCGTTTTGAAGACTTAACACACGATGGTTCAGGTGTTGCGAAGGTTGATGGCTTTCCCATTTTTGTACCGAACGCATTGCCTGGTGAAGAAGGGCAAGTGAAGGTAACGAAGATTAAGAAGGGCTACGCATTCGGACGTTTAATGGAGCGTACAAAAGACAGTGAGTTCCGCATGGAGCCGCCGTGTCCGATTTATACGCAGTGCGGGGGCTGTCAGCTTCAGCATGTGAGCTATGAGGGGCAGCTTCAATTTAAACAAAAGCAGGTGCAGGACGTAATGGCACGCATCGGACGTTTGCCGAATGTACCCGTACACCCTGTTCTTGGTATGGAAGAGCCTTGGCGCTACCGTAACAAAGCGCAGGTTCCTGTAGGTGAGCGTGATGGTCGTTTGATCGCAGGATTCTACCAAAAGCGCAGCCATGAAATTATTGATATGAACGAATGTATTATTCAGCATACGGAGAATGATGAAGTTGTACAGCTTATAAAGGACATTCTAAATAAATATGATGTTCGTGCGTACAACGAAGAAAAGCACAAAGGAACGATTCGCCACGTGATGGTTCGCTATGGTTTAGTGACGGGAGAACTAATGGTCGTGCTCGTGACAAGAACAGAAGAGCTTCCGCACAAGAACGAAATCGTTCGTGACATTGTAGAAGCGGTTCCGAACGTGAAGTCGATCGTCCAAAACGTGAACAGCAAGAGAACGAACGTGATTCTCGGAGACAAGACGAACGTTCTTTGGGGAGAAGAATACATCTATGACTACATTGGTGATGTGAAATTCGCGATCTCAGCGAAATCCTTCTACCAAGTAAACCCTAAGCAAACGAAGGTGCTTTATGATAAAGCGCTCGAATATGCCGAGCTTACAGGTGAAGAAACGGTCATTGACGCTTACTGCGGAATCGGAACAATCTCTCTGTTCCTCGCAAAAAAAGCGAAAAAAGTATACGGCGTTGAAATCGTCCCAGAGGCAATTGAAGACGCAAAACGTAACGCCAAACTAAATGATATTCATAACGTTGAATTTGCCGTAGGAGAATCAGAAACAGTTATTCCAGCATGGAAAGACCAAGGCATCCAAGCAGATGTGATCGTCGTCGATCCACCGCGCAAAGGCTGCGAAGAGTCCCTACTAAATACGATTATTGAAATGAAACCAAAGCGCGTCGTCTACGTATCATGCGGCCCAGCTACACTAGCAAGAGACCTACAAATCCTAGAACAAGGCGGATATGAGGTCAAGGAAGTACAACCAGTGGATATGTTCCCGCATACTACGCACGTTGAGTGCTGTGCGTTGATAGTACGAATTAAAAAATAA